Proteins from a genomic interval of Mycobacterium conspicuum:
- a CDS encoding TlpA family protein disulfide reductase, giving the protein MTVRTRWTIAVLTVVAALIVALAAQLRDQQPTPATPQAAVGREHRDADTPAALARPRARADLPPCPAPAGVGAPTSTALRGVVVECAADGSPVDVAQALAGHRVVLNLWAQWCGPCMRELPAMAEYQRRVGPDVMVVTVHQDENETAALLRLAELGVRLPTLQDGRRLVATALRVANVMPATVVLRVDGSVAQTLPRAFASADEIAAAVGN; this is encoded by the coding sequence GTGACCGTACGAACCCGGTGGACCATCGCCGTCCTGACGGTGGTGGCGGCGCTGATCGTGGCGCTGGCGGCCCAGCTGCGGGACCAGCAGCCGACGCCGGCCACGCCGCAGGCCGCGGTCGGCCGCGAACACCGCGACGCGGACACGCCCGCCGCATTGGCCAGGCCGCGCGCACGTGCGGATCTGCCGCCCTGTCCGGCCCCCGCAGGCGTTGGAGCACCGACTTCGACGGCACTGCGCGGGGTGGTGGTGGAGTGCGCGGCGGACGGATCACCCGTCGACGTCGCCCAGGCGTTGGCCGGGCACCGGGTGGTGCTGAACCTGTGGGCGCAATGGTGCGGGCCGTGCATGCGCGAACTGCCCGCGATGGCCGAATACCAACGACGCGTAGGCCCCGACGTGATGGTGGTGACGGTGCACCAAGACGAGAACGAGACGGCGGCCCTGCTGCGGCTGGCGGAGCTCGGTGTTCGGCTTCCGACCTTGCAGGACGGTCGACGTCTGGTCGCGACGGCATTGCGGGTCGCAAATGTGATGCCCGCGACGGTGGTCCTGCGGGTGGACGGTAGCGTTGCCCAGACGCTGCCGCGGGCGTTTGCCAGTGCCGACGAGATCGCGGCGGCGGTCGGAAACTAG
- the nth gene encoding endonuclease III encodes MNRALAQAFPHAYCELDFTSPLELTVATILSAQSTDKRVNMTTPALFARYRTALDYAQADRTELETLIRPTGFYRNKAASLIGLGQALVERFDGEVPATMAELVTLPGVGRKTANVILGNAFDIPGITVDTHFGRLVRRWRWTAEEDPVKVEHAVGELIERSEWTLLSHRVIFHGRRVCHARKPACGVCVLAKDCPSFGLGPVEPLLAAPLVQGPETEHLLALAGL; translated from the coding sequence ATGAATCGTGCACTGGCGCAAGCATTTCCGCACGCATACTGCGAGCTTGACTTCACCTCGCCGCTGGAGCTGACGGTGGCCACGATCCTGTCGGCGCAGAGCACCGACAAGCGAGTGAACATGACGACGCCCGCTTTGTTCGCGCGATACCGGACGGCCCTGGACTACGCGCAGGCCGACCGCACCGAACTTGAGACCCTCATCCGTCCCACCGGTTTCTATCGCAATAAGGCGGCGTCGCTCATCGGGCTCGGTCAGGCGCTGGTCGAGCGGTTCGACGGCGAGGTGCCGGCGACCATGGCCGAGCTGGTCACGCTGCCCGGAGTGGGGCGCAAGACCGCCAACGTGATCCTGGGTAACGCCTTCGATATCCCGGGAATCACCGTAGACACACACTTCGGGCGTCTGGTGCGGCGCTGGCGCTGGACCGCCGAAGAGGACCCGGTCAAGGTGGAGCACGCGGTCGGTGAGCTGATCGAGCGCAGTGAGTGGACGCTGCTGAGCCACCGGGTGATCTTCCACGGCCGCCGCGTGTGCCACGCCCGCAAGCCGGCATGCGGTGTCTGCGTGCTCGCCAAAGACTGCCCGTCTTTCGGCCTCGGTCCCGTCGAACCGCTGCTCGCCGCGCCCCTGGTGCAGGGCCCGGAAACCGAGCACCTGCTGGCACTAGCCGGTCTCTAA
- the crp gene encoding cAMP-activated global transcriptional regulator CRP — MDEILARAGIFQGVEPTAVAALTKQLQPVDFPRGHMVFAEGEPGDRLYIIVAGKVKIGRRSPDGRENLLTIMGPSDMFGELSIFDPGPRTSSATTITEVRAVSMDRDALRAWIADRPEIAEQLLRVLARRLRRTNNNLADLIFTDVPGRVAKQLLQLAQRFGTQEGGAMRVTHDLTQEEIAQLVGASRETVNKALADFAHRGWIRLEGKSVLISDSERLARRAR, encoded by the coding sequence GTGGACGAGATCCTGGCAAGGGCAGGAATCTTCCAAGGGGTAGAACCGACTGCGGTCGCCGCACTGACCAAACAGCTGCAACCGGTCGACTTCCCCCGCGGACACATGGTTTTCGCAGAGGGGGAGCCGGGCGATCGGCTGTACATCATCGTCGCGGGGAAGGTCAAGATCGGGCGCCGCTCGCCGGACGGGCGAGAGAACCTGCTGACCATCATGGGCCCGTCGGACATGTTCGGCGAGTTGTCGATCTTCGACCCGGGGCCGCGGACGTCCAGCGCGACCACCATCACCGAGGTGCGGGCGGTGTCGATGGACCGCGACGCGCTGCGCGCGTGGATCGCCGACCGTCCCGAAATCGCCGAGCAGCTGTTGCGGGTCCTTGCCCGACGACTGCGGCGGACCAACAACAACCTGGCCGACCTCATCTTCACCGACGTGCCCGGTCGGGTGGCCAAACAGCTGCTGCAGCTCGCCCAGCGGTTCGGCACGCAGGAAGGTGGCGCGATGCGCGTCACCCACGACCTGACCCAAGAGGAGATCGCGCAGCTGGTGGGCGCTTCCCGCGAGACGGTGAACAAGGCGCTGGCCGATTTCGCCCACCGCGGCTGGATCCGGCTGGAGGGCAAGAGCGTGCTGATCTCGGACTCCGAACGGCTGGCCCGCCGAGCGCGGTAG
- a CDS encoding MBL fold metallo-hydrolase, producing the protein MTSAESAEQLSHPAYGRLRPVTDTVSVLLADNPGLLTLEGTNTWVLCGPGSDELVIVDPGPDDDEHIARLAALGRITLVLISHRHPDHTDAIDKLVDATGATVRSAGSGFLRGLGGHLVDGEVIDAAGLKITVLATPGHTADSLSFVLDDAVLTADTVLGRGTTVMDKEDGSLTDYIESLHRLRGLGGRTVLPGHGPELPDLQAVASGYLAHRHERLEQVRSALRELGEEASARQIVEHVYTDVDEKLWDAAEWSVQVQLNHLRG; encoded by the coding sequence TTGACGTCAGCCGAGTCCGCTGAGCAGCTGTCGCATCCGGCATACGGCCGGCTGCGGCCGGTGACGGACACCGTCTCGGTGCTGTTGGCCGACAATCCCGGCTTGCTGACCCTCGAGGGCACCAACACCTGGGTGCTGTGCGGCCCGGGCAGCGACGAGTTGGTCATCGTCGATCCCGGGCCGGACGACGACGAGCACATCGCGCGGCTTGCCGCGCTGGGGCGCATCACGCTGGTGCTGATCAGCCACCGCCACCCCGACCACACCGACGCCATCGACAAGCTGGTCGACGCGACCGGCGCGACGGTCCGATCGGCGGGCAGCGGCTTCTTGCGCGGTCTCGGCGGCCACCTAGTCGACGGCGAGGTGATCGATGCGGCCGGCCTGAAGATCACCGTGCTGGCGACGCCCGGCCACACCGCCGATTCGCTGTCGTTCGTGCTCGACGACGCTGTCCTGACGGCCGACACGGTGCTGGGGCGCGGCACCACCGTCATGGATAAGGAAGACGGCAGCCTGACCGACTACATCGAATCTTTGCACCGGCTGCGGGGTCTGGGCGGGCGCACTGTGCTGCCCGGGCACGGCCCGGAGCTGCCCGACCTTCAGGCCGTGGCATCGGGATACCTGGCGCACCGGCACGAGCGTTTGGAGCAGGTGCGTTCCGCGCTGCGAGAACTCGGCGAGGAAGCCAGCGCGCGCCAGATCGTCGAGCACGTCTACACCGACGTCGACGAGAAGCTCTGGGACGCGGCCGAATGGTCCGTGCAGGTGCAGCTGAATCACCTGCGCGGCTAG
- a CDS encoding RidA family protein: protein MTTGPARARLEQLGVVLPQVVAPLASYVPAVRTGNLVYTSGQLPMEGGKLAATGKVGGGVSPEEGKALARMCALNALAAVGSVVDIDTVTRVVKVVGFVASAPGFNGQPAVINGASDLLAEVFGDNGAHARSAVGVAELPLDAPVEVELIVEVG, encoded by the coding sequence GTGACCACTGGCCCCGCCCGGGCCCGGCTCGAGCAACTGGGTGTGGTGCTGCCGCAAGTGGTAGCGCCGCTGGCGTCCTACGTGCCGGCGGTGCGCACGGGCAACCTGGTCTACACCTCCGGGCAGCTGCCGATGGAGGGCGGCAAACTGGCCGCGACCGGCAAGGTCGGCGGTGGGGTCAGCCCGGAGGAGGGCAAGGCCTTGGCGCGCATGTGCGCGCTCAACGCGCTCGCGGCGGTGGGCTCGGTGGTGGACATCGACACGGTGACCCGGGTGGTCAAGGTCGTCGGGTTCGTCGCCTCCGCGCCGGGCTTCAACGGCCAGCCCGCCGTCATCAACGGGGCATCCGACCTGCTCGCCGAGGTGTTCGGCGACAACGGCGCGCACGCCCGCTCGGCCGTCGGGGTGGCCGAGTTGCCGCTGGACGCGCCCGTGGAAGTCGAGTTGATCGTGGAGGTCGGTTGA
- a CDS encoding DUF4177 domain-containing protein, protein MSQPTAWEYATVPLLTHATKQILDQWGADGWELVAVLPGPTGEQHVAYLKRPK, encoded by the coding sequence ATGAGCCAACCCACCGCATGGGAGTACGCCACCGTTCCGCTGCTCACGCACGCCACGAAGCAGATCCTCGACCAGTGGGGCGCCGACGGCTGGGAGCTGGTGGCGGTGCTGCCCGGGCCGACGGGTGAGCAGCACGTCGCCTACCTGAAACGGCCGAAGTGA
- a CDS encoding ArsA family ATPase, with product MVAKTPSAGSSVGWPARLSKARLHFVTGKGGTGKSTIAAALALTLAAGGRKVLLVEVEGRQGIAQLFDVPPLPYEEVKIATAERGGQVNALAIDIEAAFLEYLEMFYNLGMAGRAMRRIGAVEFATTIAPGLRDVLLTGKIKEAVVRLDKNKLPVYDAVVVDSPPTGRIARFLDTTKAVSDLAKGGPVHSQADGVVKLLHSDLTVIHLVTLLEALPVQETLEAIEELSELDLPIGSVIVNRNIPSHLEPGDLAKAAEGHVDTDALRAGLKLAGITLDDTDFAGLLTETIQHATRISARAETAQELDALKVPRLELPAISDGVDLGSLYELSESLAHQGVR from the coding sequence ATGGTGGCAAAGACACCTAGCGCCGGCAGTTCGGTCGGCTGGCCGGCGCGCTTGTCGAAGGCGCGCTTGCATTTCGTGACCGGCAAAGGCGGCACCGGCAAGTCGACCATCGCGGCGGCGCTGGCTCTGACCCTGGCGGCGGGGGGCCGCAAAGTACTCCTCGTCGAAGTTGAAGGGCGCCAAGGGATTGCGCAACTTTTCGACGTCCCGCCGCTGCCGTATGAAGAGGTCAAGATCGCGACCGCCGAGCGGGGCGGCCAGGTTAACGCGTTGGCGATCGACATCGAGGCCGCGTTTCTGGAATACCTCGAGATGTTCTACAACCTCGGCATGGCGGGCCGGGCGATGCGCCGCATCGGCGCGGTCGAGTTCGCGACGACGATCGCGCCCGGCCTGCGCGACGTGCTGCTCACCGGCAAGATCAAGGAAGCCGTGGTGCGGCTGGACAAGAACAAGCTTCCGGTTTACGACGCGGTCGTCGTGGACTCCCCGCCGACGGGCCGGATCGCCCGCTTCCTGGACACCACCAAGGCGGTGTCCGACCTGGCCAAGGGCGGGCCGGTGCACTCGCAGGCCGACGGCGTGGTGAAGCTGCTGCATTCGGACCTGACCGTCATTCACCTGGTGACTCTGCTGGAAGCGCTGCCGGTACAGGAGACGCTGGAGGCCATCGAGGAACTTTCCGAGCTGGACCTGCCCATCGGCAGCGTGATCGTAAACCGCAACATCCCCTCGCACTTGGAGCCCGGCGACCTGGCCAAGGCCGCCGAAGGTCATGTCGACACCGACGCGCTGCGGGCCGGCCTGAAGCTGGCCGGTATCACGCTCGACGACACCGACTTCGCCGGCCTGCTAACCGAGACCATCCAGCACGCCACCCGCATCAGCGCCCGCGCCGAGACCGCACAAGAACTCGACGCCCTCAAGGTGCCGCGGCTGGAGTTGCCGGCCATCTCCGACGGCGTCGACCTCGGCAGCCTGTACGAACTTTCGGAATCTCTTGCACATCAAGGAGTTCGATGA
- a CDS encoding ArsA family ATPase encodes MSVKPETLDMAAILADTSNRVVVCCGAGGVGKTTTAAAMALRAAEYGRTVCVLTIDPARRLAQALGVNDLSNTPQRVPLAPEVSGELYAMMLDMRRTFDEMVIQYSGPERAQSLLNNQFYQTVATSLAGTQEYMAMEKLGQLLGQDRWDLIVVDTPPSRNALDFLDAPKRLGSFMDSRLWRLLLAPGRGIGRLVTGAMGLAMKALSTIMGSQLLSDIGSFVQSLEATFGGWREKADRTYSLLKRRGTQFVVVSAAEPDALREASFFVDRLSQEGMPLAGLVLNRTHPMLCSLPVERAIDGTETLATAEGDAAAAALAAAVLQIHADRGLTAKREVRLLSRFTGANPHVPVIGVPSLPFDVSDLEALRALADQITAAGDDASRAGAS; translated from the coding sequence ATGAGCGTGAAGCCGGAAACGCTTGACATGGCGGCGATCTTGGCCGACACATCGAACCGGGTGGTGGTGTGCTGCGGCGCCGGCGGCGTCGGCAAGACCACGACGGCGGCGGCGATGGCATTGCGCGCGGCCGAATATGGCCGCACCGTCTGCGTTTTGACGATCGACCCGGCCAGGCGACTCGCGCAGGCGCTGGGGGTCAACGACCTCAGCAACACCCCGCAGCGCGTCCCGTTGGCGCCCGAAGTGTCCGGCGAGTTGTACGCGATGATGCTCGACATGCGCCGCACCTTCGACGAAATGGTGATCCAGTACTCCGGCCCAGAGCGCGCGCAATCGCTGTTGAACAACCAGTTCTATCAGACCGTTGCCACGTCCCTCGCCGGCACGCAGGAGTACATGGCGATGGAGAAACTCGGCCAACTGTTGGGTCAGGACCGCTGGGACCTGATCGTGGTAGACACTCCACCCTCGCGCAACGCGCTGGACTTCCTGGACGCGCCAAAACGCTTGGGCAGCTTCATGGATAGCCGACTGTGGCGGCTGCTGCTCGCACCGGGCCGCGGCATCGGGCGGTTGGTCACCGGCGCGATGGGCTTGGCCATGAAGGCGCTCTCCACCATCATGGGTTCGCAATTACTCAGCGACATAGGGTCTTTCGTGCAATCGCTGGAAGCCACATTCGGCGGCTGGCGAGAGAAGGCGGACCGCACCTATTCGCTGCTGAAGCGGCGCGGCACGCAGTTCGTGGTGGTGTCGGCGGCCGAACCCGACGCGCTGCGCGAGGCGTCGTTCTTCGTCGATCGGCTGTCACAGGAGGGTATGCCGCTGGCGGGACTGGTCTTGAATCGCACGCATCCGATGCTGTGTTCATTGCCGGTCGAACGGGCGATCGACGGCACCGAGACGCTGGCGACCGCCGAGGGAGACGCCGCGGCCGCCGCGCTGGCCGCGGCCGTGCTGCAAATCCACGCCGACCGCGGACTGACCGCCAAACGGGAGGTTCGACTGCTGTCCCGCTTCACCGGGGCCAACCCGCACGTGCCGGTCATCGGGGTGCCGTCGCTGCCGTTCGATGTCAGCGACCTCGAGGCGCTCCGCGCGCTCGCCGATCAGATCACGGCGGCCGGCGACGATGCGAGTCGCGCTGGGGCCAGCTAG
- a CDS encoding WhiB family transcriptional regulator, translating into MSGTRPAARRTNLVTSHTTLRSVDAEERIAWVSKALCRATDPDELFVRGAAQRKAAVICRHCPVMQECGADALDNKVEFGVWGGMTERQRRALLKQHPEVVSWADFFDKRKHRSVG; encoded by the coding sequence GTGTCAGGTACGCGGCCGGCCGCGCGACGAACCAACCTGGTTACTAGCCATACCACCCTGCGCAGTGTCGACGCAGAGGAGCGGATCGCCTGGGTGTCCAAGGCATTGTGCCGGGCAACCGATCCCGACGAACTGTTTGTCCGCGGAGCCGCTCAACGCAAAGCCGCGGTGATCTGCCGGCACTGCCCCGTCATGCAGGAATGCGGCGCCGACGCGCTGGACAACAAGGTCGAATTCGGCGTCTGGGGCGGGATGACCGAGCGCCAGCGCCGGGCCCTGCTCAAGCAGCACCCCGAGGTGGTGTCGTGGGCCGACTTCTTCGACAAGCGCAAGCACCGCAGCGTCGGCTAA
- the ponA2 gene encoding transglycosylase/D,D-transpeptidase PonA2, whose product MAERPPAVLTVLKLAGCCLLASVVATALMFPFVGGVGLMSNRASEVVANGSAQLMEGQVPAVSTMVDAKGNVIAWLYSQRRFEVPTDKIANTMKLAIVSIEDKRFTEHNGVDWKGTLTGLAGYARGDVDTRGGSTIEQQYIKNYQLLVTAQTDAEKRAAVETTPARKLREIRMALTLDKTFTKPEILTRYLNLVSFGNGSFGVQDAAQTYFGINASDLNWQQAALLAGMVQSTSTLNPYVNPEGALARRNLVLDTMIENLPEQADALRAARAQPLGILPQPNELPRGCIAAGDRAFFCDYVQEYLSRAGISKEQLARGGYLIRTTLNPDVQIPVKAAIDKFASPTLPGISSVMSVIEPGKNAHHVMAMASNRKYGLDTDAGETMRPQPFSLVGDGAGSIFKIFTTAAAMDMGMGINATLEVPGRFQAKGMGSGGAKGCPKDTWCVVNAGNYRGSMNVTDALATSPNTAFAKLIQQVGVSRTVDMAIKLGLRSYANPGTARDYNPDSNESLADFVKRQNIGSFTLGPIELNALELSNVAATLASGGVWCPPSPIDKLIDRNGNEVAVTTETCDQVVPEGLANTLANAMSKDALGGGTAAGSASAAGWDLPVSGKTGTTEAHRSSGFVGFTSHYAAANYIYDDSPNPTDLCSSPLRHCGDGDLYGGNEPARTWFTAMKPIATNFGPVQLPATDPRYVDGSPASRVPTVAGLEVDAARTRLKEAGFQVADQTNSVNSTAKLGEVVGTSPSGQTIPGSIITIQVSNGIPPPPPPPPEGLPGIPVPVGSQVVEIPGLPPITIPLLAPPPPPPPP is encoded by the coding sequence ATGGCAGAGCGCCCCCCGGCCGTCCTGACGGTCCTCAAGCTCGCTGGGTGCTGCCTGCTGGCCAGCGTTGTGGCCACCGCCCTGATGTTCCCCTTCGTGGGTGGCGTGGGGCTGATGTCCAACCGCGCCTCGGAGGTCGTCGCCAACGGCTCGGCTCAGCTCATGGAGGGGCAGGTGCCGGCCGTCTCGACGATGGTCGACGCGAAGGGCAACGTGATCGCGTGGCTGTACTCGCAGCGACGCTTCGAGGTGCCCACCGACAAGATCGCCAACACGATGAAGCTGGCGATCGTGTCCATCGAGGACAAGCGGTTCACCGAGCACAACGGCGTGGACTGGAAGGGCACCCTGACCGGTCTGGCCGGCTACGCGCGCGGCGACGTCGACACCCGCGGCGGCTCGACGATCGAACAGCAGTACATCAAGAACTATCAGCTGCTGGTGACCGCGCAAACCGACGCCGAAAAGCGCGCGGCCGTCGAAACCACTCCGGCGCGCAAGCTGCGCGAGATCCGCATGGCCCTCACGCTGGACAAGACCTTCACCAAGCCGGAGATCCTGACCCGCTACCTGAACCTGGTCTCGTTTGGTAACGGCTCGTTCGGTGTGCAGGACGCCGCGCAGACCTACTTCGGCATCAACGCCTCCGACCTGAACTGGCAGCAGGCGGCGCTGCTGGCGGGCATGGTCCAGTCGACCAGCACGCTCAACCCGTACGTCAACCCCGAGGGCGCGTTGGCCCGGCGGAACTTGGTGCTGGACACCATGATTGAGAATCTGCCGGAGCAGGCCGACGCGCTGCGCGCCGCCAGGGCGCAGCCGTTGGGTATATTGCCGCAGCCGAACGAACTGCCCCGGGGCTGCATCGCGGCCGGCGACCGCGCCTTCTTCTGCGACTACGTCCAGGAGTACTTGTCGCGTGCGGGCATCAGCAAGGAGCAGCTGGCCCGCGGCGGCTACCTGATCCGCACCACGCTCAACCCCGACGTGCAGATCCCGGTCAAGGCGGCCATCGACAAGTTCGCCAGCCCGACCCTGCCGGGCATTTCCAGCGTGATGAGCGTGATCGAACCGGGCAAGAACGCCCACCACGTGATGGCCATGGCCAGCAACCGCAAGTACGGGCTGGACACCGACGCCGGCGAAACCATGCGACCGCAGCCGTTCTCCCTCGTCGGCGACGGCGCCGGGTCCATCTTCAAGATCTTCACCACCGCCGCCGCGATGGACATGGGCATGGGCATCAACGCCACCCTCGAGGTGCCGGGCCGGTTCCAGGCCAAGGGCATGGGCAGCGGCGGGGCCAAGGGCTGCCCCAAGGACACCTGGTGCGTGGTCAACGCCGGAAACTACCGGGGCTCGATGAATGTCACCGACGCGCTGGCCACCTCACCCAACACCGCGTTCGCCAAGCTGATCCAGCAGGTCGGGGTGTCGCGCACCGTCGACATGGCGATCAAGCTCGGCCTGCGCTCCTACGCCAACCCCGGCACCGCCCGCGACTACAACCCCGACAGCAACGAGAGCCTGGCCGATTTCGTCAAGCGGCAGAACATCGGCTCCTTCACCCTGGGCCCAATCGAGCTGAACGCGCTCGAGCTGTCGAACGTCGCGGCCACCCTGGCCTCCGGTGGCGTGTGGTGCCCGCCGAGCCCGATCGACAAGCTGATCGACCGTAACGGCAACGAAGTCGCGGTCACCACCGAGACCTGCGACCAGGTGGTGCCCGAGGGGCTGGCGAACACCCTGGCCAACGCGATGAGTAAGGACGCGCTCGGCGGCGGCACCGCGGCCGGCTCGGCCAGCGCGGCCGGCTGGGATCTGCCGGTGTCGGGCAAGACCGGCACCACCGAGGCCCACCGTTCCTCCGGGTTCGTCGGCTTCACGAGCCACTACGCGGCGGCCAACTACATCTATGACGACTCGCCCAATCCCACCGACCTGTGTTCGTCGCCGCTGCGCCACTGCGGCGACGGCGACCTGTACGGCGGGAATGAGCCGGCCCGGACCTGGTTCACGGCGATGAAGCCGATCGCCACCAATTTCGGTCCGGTGCAGCTGCCGGCCACCGACCCTCGCTACGTCGACGGCTCCCCGGCGTCCCGTGTGCCCACCGTCGCCGGGCTGGAGGTGGACGCCGCGCGCACACGCCTGAAGGAAGCCGGCTTCCAGGTGGCCGACCAAACCAACTCGGTCAACAGCACCGCCAAGCTCGGCGAAGTCGTCGGGACATCGCCCAGCGGCCAAACCATTCCGGGTTCGATCATCACGATTCAGGTCAGTAACGGCATCCCGCCGCCACCGCCGCCGCCGCCGGAAGGTCTGCCCGGGATACCCGTCCCGGTCGGATCGCAGGTGGTGGAGATTCCGGGCCTGCCGCCGATCACCATTCCGTTGCTGGCCCCTCCGCCGCCACCACCGCCGCCGTAG
- a CDS encoding metallophosphoesterase, translating into MADARPTAPLPAALIRTGAVALGSTVAGLGYAAVVERNAFVLRELTMPVLTPGSTPLRVLHISDLHMTPNQRRKQAWLRELSSWEPDLVVNTGDNLAHPRAVPAVVQALGDLLSRPGVFVFGSNDYFGPRLKNPLNYLTNPGHRVRGEPLPWQDLRAAFTERGWLDLTHTRREFEVAGLHIAAAGVDDPHIDRDRYDAIAGPASQVANLRLGLTHSPEPRVLDRFAADGYQLVMAGHTHGGQLCLPFYGALVTNCGLDRTRAKGPSRWGADMRLHVSAGIGTSPFAPVRFCCRPEATLLTLIATPMGGRDSSSNLGRFQPAASLR; encoded by the coding sequence ATGGCTGATGCACGCCCGACTGCCCCGCTGCCCGCCGCCTTGATTCGCACCGGCGCCGTAGCGCTCGGCTCGACCGTTGCCGGGCTCGGTTACGCCGCAGTGGTCGAGCGCAACGCGTTCGTGCTGCGCGAGCTGACCATGCCCGTCTTGACGCCGGGCTCCACGCCGCTGCGCGTGCTGCACATCAGCGACCTGCACATGACGCCGAATCAGCGCCGCAAGCAGGCCTGGCTGCGGGAGCTGTCCAGCTGGGAGCCCGACCTGGTGGTCAACACCGGCGACAACCTGGCGCACCCCAGGGCGGTGCCGGCCGTCGTCCAGGCGCTGGGCGACCTGTTGTCGCGACCGGGCGTGTTCGTCTTCGGCAGCAACGACTACTTCGGGCCGCGCCTGAAGAACCCGCTGAACTACCTGACGAATCCTGGTCACCGAGTTCGCGGAGAGCCATTGCCCTGGCAGGACCTGCGGGCGGCGTTCACCGAGCGCGGCTGGCTCGACCTCACCCACACCCGCCGTGAGTTCGAAGTGGCCGGCCTGCACATCGCGGCGGCCGGCGTCGACGACCCGCACATCGATCGGGACCGCTACGACGCGATCGCGGGACCCGCCAGCCAGGTGGCGAACCTGCGGCTGGGGCTGACGCATTCGCCCGAACCGCGGGTGCTGGACCGCTTCGCCGCCGACGGCTACCAGCTGGTGATGGCGGGCCACACCCACGGCGGGCAGCTCTGCCTGCCGTTCTACGGGGCCCTGGTGACCAACTGCGGGCTGGACCGCACCCGGGCGAAGGGTCCGTCCCGCTGGGGCGCCGACATGCGGCTGCATGTGTCCGCCGGGATCGGCACCTCCCCGTTTGCGCCGGTGCGATTCTGCTGCCGGCCCGAGGCGACCCTGCTGACGTTGATCGCCACCCCGATGGGCGGGCGAGACTCGAGCAGCAATCTGGGCCGTTTTCAGCCAGCAGCTTCGCTGCGTTGA
- the cds1 gene encoding L-cysteine desulfhydrase Cds1, whose product MNDRTHIAVRSRSRSWTDNAVRLIEADARRSADTHLLRYPLPSAWSADVELYLKDETTHITGSLKHRLARSLFLYALCNGWIDEGTTVVEASSGSTAISEAYFASLLGLPFVAVVPATTSPSKVALIESQGGRCHFVQNSSQVYAEAERVARETGGHYLDQFTNAERATDWRGNNNIAESIFAQMRDERHPIPEWIVVGAGTGGTSATIGRYIRYRRHATRLCVVDPENSAFFPAYAEGRDDLVMEASSRIEGIGRPRVEPSFLPGVVDRMVSVPDAASIAAARHVSAVLGRRVGPSTGTNVWGAFGLLAEMVAEGRSGSVVTLLADSGDRYADTYFSDEWVSAQGLDPSGPAEALVEFERSCAWK is encoded by the coding sequence TTGAACGACCGAACCCACATCGCGGTCCGCAGCCGCTCGCGTTCCTGGACGGACAACGCGGTCCGGCTGATCGAGGCCGACGCCCGCCGTAGCGCCGACACGCATTTACTGCGGTATCCGCTGCCGTCGGCGTGGAGCGCCGACGTGGAGCTGTACCTCAAAGACGAGACGACCCACATCACCGGCAGCCTCAAACACCGGCTGGCTCGCTCCTTGTTCCTCTACGCGCTGTGCAACGGGTGGATCGACGAGGGCACCACGGTGGTCGAGGCGTCGTCGGGTTCCACGGCGATCTCCGAGGCCTATTTCGCGTCGCTGCTCGGCCTGCCGTTCGTCGCCGTCGTGCCCGCGACGACCAGTCCCTCCAAGGTGGCATTGATCGAATCACAAGGCGGGCGTTGCCATTTCGTGCAGAACTCGAGCCAGGTGTACGCCGAGGCCGAGCGGGTGGCGCGCGAGACCGGCGGGCACTACCTGGACCAGTTCACTAACGCCGAGCGCGCCACCGACTGGCGCGGCAACAACAACATCGCCGAGTCGATCTTTGCGCAGATGCGCGACGAGCGGCACCCCATCCCGGAGTGGATCGTGGTCGGCGCCGGCACCGGCGGAACCAGCGCGACGATCGGGCGCTACATCCGCTACCGGCGGCACGCGACCCGGTTGTGCGTCGTCGACCCCGAGAACTCGGCGTTCTTCCCCGCCTACGCCGAGGGCCGGGACGACCTTGTGATGGAGGCGTCGTCGCGGATCGAGGGCATCGGACGGCCGCGGGTCGAGCCGTCGTTTTTGCCCGGCGTGGTCGACCGGATGGTCTCGGTGCCCGACGCGGCATCGATCGCCGCGGCCCGCCATGTCAGCGCCGTGCTCGGCCGCCGGGTGGGGCCGTCGACGGGCACCAACGTGTGGGGCGCCTTCGGGTTGCTCGCCGAGATGGTGGCCGAGGGCCGCAGCGGTTCGGTGGTCACCCTGCTTGCCGACAGCGGCGACCGGTATGCCGACACCTATTTCAGCGACGAGTGGGTCAGCGCCCAGGGGCTTGATCCCAGCGGACCCGCCGAGGCGCTGGTCGAATTCGAACGCTCATGCGCCTGGAAGTGA